GCTTTAATCAAGTCAGGTTGAGATTATGTCTTGCAACCCCGTCATAAGTTCATTTGTTTGCCCACTGAGTTCTAGCGGGGTTCCAAGCCATAATCTTTTTTGGGACGAAAGATGTGCGGAATGTGGGATAAATATGATTAGGTGACTGAAAATCCGTCTTTAAAATACATTCTAATTTGACATCTTTGCGCCAAACATAATATAGTGCCAGGCGTATTAAATAAGGATGTCCCCCTACCAAATCCATCAATTTATTGACTTGTTGTAATGACCAACTTAACTCGTACCGTTTCGCTAAATCTTGTACTTGTTGAGGCGTTAACATCGGTAATTCAATAGGAATACCCACATTAAAGGGAGAGTGATTCACATTGAGAGGAATATAAACCTCAGAAGAATGTGCAACAACTAACCGTAGTTTTTTCCAAATATCTCGGTTTTTTCCTTCTTCATGCCAAGCTCTTAATAAAGCAAAAAAATCATCCGCTAGATCGGGATATTGAAAGAGACGATCTACATCATCCAATGCTAAAACTAAGGGGGTTTTAAGATTAGCTAAAATGTACTGTTCAAAATAAATTTTACAACTAATTTTACTGCCAAATAAATCATCCCAATAATCAGCAATCTTGTTGGGAATGTGTAAACTAAGACTAATATTTGCACAAAACCATTTAAGAAACTTATCTAAATCTTGAAATAAATTTTTATCTGCCAACTGTAAACTTAAAGAAACAGAAGAACAGCCATTATTAATCCCATAATTAACAATTTTCGCTAATAGAGAGCTTTTTCCCATTCGTCTTGCTGCTTTCAACCGAATTAAGGCCCCAGGCTGTAAAATAGCCTTATAACAGTCTGATTCGACTGGCGATCGCTCAACATAAAATTGTGAATTCAGGGGAACTTGGCCTTCGGGTAATTCGGGTTCAAGGAGAAGGGGTTGCTCTACTTCTGTGCTGGATAATTCAGGACGATAAAAGTCTTGAGCCGTTAAACTGAGATTAAACGCTTTAAAACAGGTTTTCAGGGTTTGTTTATCAACCCCTGATTCACAGGCGAAAACTTTCATTAAAGTATCAACCGCTAACTCCGTTTTAGCACTTAACACTTCTAAAGTGTAGCGATTTCCGTGATTGTCTAGATATTCAGCATCAGATTTAGCCTTTTGGAGTTTTTCTAATCCTTGTTGAGTTAGAATTACTCCCCGTCTGCGTCTACTTTTACTTGACTTTGACTGCGCCATAACCGTCATATAGATTCCTCGGACGCTCTCTCAACGATGGTATTACAGGATGTTAAATTTATTCAAGAGTTTTAAGCAAAATTCCCGAAAACAACCGTCTTTTGTTAAGATTAACTTGTTTATTTTAGCCAATAAGTAGCTTAAATGCACGACAGCCCACCAGATTTCTGTCTAATTTCCCAAGTTAAGCAGACCAAGATCCGATCTTAAGACTTTAAACAATTTAACTGAGTTGCAAGATTAAGAACTCAACTCCTTGAAACGACAAGCATTTAGCCTTTATGGAATTAACTTTCTTAAGTTCTTACTTAAATGCCAAAACTTTGGTTGTTTTCTGGGACTGCTAGAGACACACTTATGGTTAGATAAAGCGTGTTGAGTAATCTCAAAGCTTAACCGCCCTACTTTACGAATCCATTTGAACTCAGGGGGTTACACTGATGGCAAAACAAACACAACAGTTACAATCATTTTGGCGTAAGCGTTTGGTCAAAGAATTGCCTCAGTACAACAGAAATCAACGTCATGGTATTGTTAGCTGGTTGCTTAATTATAACCTATCTTTCACAACAACTCAAGAATTAAGTGTTGATGAATTGACCACACTTAACCAAAAAATAGAATATCGCTACAGTCTTTTACGCAGACGTTATTTAACAGTCAATTATACTGAAGGATATCGGACTTTAATTAGTCGTTTAAGTTCGGTGACAGCAAAATACTGCTCAGTTTTGCGGATGAAATGCTGTCAAAAATCTCAACGGGAAATCGTTAACTTAATTCAACAAGTCATTCAAACATTAATGAATCATGATCCTTATTTAAAAGCACAGTTTGAGCAAATTTCTCAAGAGATTTCAGATCGTCAATTGCGCGAAGCATTAGTTTTGGCTACGGTGGAAGAATATTGTTTACATCCTGTGAAAAACAAGCCTTTCTTCCTTCATTGTTTGCGTCAGCATCTCAGTCAAACACCTTTAACATTAGCTGAGAACTTAATGAATTCAAGCTGTCTTAATGAAGCGAATAATTTCTCTTACTTGGTGGAGAAAGTTGCTGTCTTCGGTTAATTGAGAGATCGCGTTTTTGGCTTGCTGAGCAATCTCTTCATGCTCAATTTGATTTTTGACTTCCAATTGGTCAAACTTGACGGTTATTAGGGCAACCTCTTTTGAGGTTGCTTTCCATTTATTTTGTTGTTGATTAATCCAAGATTCTTCCTTACTTAAATCTAATTTTGCTTCAATTTGTTTGATACTATCTACTAATTGATTAACTTGACTTCGTAATTCTAAGATATCTTCACGGGGATATTTTATTTGTTCTCGAATAACAGAAAGACGATAAGCTAAGTATTGATATGCTCTAATGGCGGGACGTAATGCGGTTAATAATAAGGTAGCAATAGAACTAATATAACCCACTGGACTAATGCCTAAAGAAGCAAGTTTATAGAGTCCGAATGCTGACAAGAAATGTAAGGTGATCGCAGTTAATAATGCTCCTCGACTAACGGTTTTGACATAATTCAATTGTTTATTGTCAACAGGAATTCCTTTATCTTGAGAGGTTGCTGCTTCTGAAATGACTTCTTTTGCATCAAAATAAACATTCCAAGGAACAGTAACAATGACCATTAACCACCAAAAACTCCCTACTCCAATTACCCAATCAATTAAATTTCCGGCAGGAATTTGTAACCATTGTAAAACAAAAAAAGCCACTAAAATTAAGAAGCCAAACCCCGCACTAAAACTAAAATATCCATAGTAACGATAGGAATTAGCCATAATTTTACTTCCTGCCTCTTTTGTAATCCTATTCCTAGTTTGACAGCTTTCTTGTGAGATTAGGCTTGGTTTGTGACGCTTTTTTAACTGTTCTAGAACAAAGGTAAAAGGCAATAGAGACTCTTTGTTAAATAGATATTAACATAATATTTTAGTTCGTAGTAAAGGCTTTAGCCTTGCTTAATAAGCTCTTTAGAGCTTACTACAAACTGAAAAAATGATGGGGAAAACCGAACTTATATTTCTGGTTTTCCTAACTTCTTTTTCTATCTAAATTTAAGGGTGTAAATTACACCATTCTCAGGGGAAAAACCGTATTGTCTGATAAATTTATTGAAGTTAGGATGAAGTCAACAAGCAAAAACAAGGTAACACGCAGATAAGAAAGGAGATAACTATTATGGCACTGGTTCGTTATAACCCTTGGAAAGAAATGAACTCCTTACAACGTCAAATCAATCAACTATTTGATGATGGTGTATTAACTAATTTAGGACGAGACTTAAAAGAACTAAGTTTCTCACCTTCTGCGGAAATTTCCGAGACTGATGAGGTAATTTTTCTCAAATTAGAACTCCCTGGAATTAAAGCAGAAGATGTGGATATTCAGGTAACAAAAGAAGCGGTTTATCTTACCGGAGAACGCAAAGAAACCGCAAAATCTGAGGAAAATGGTGTAACTCGTAGTGAGTTCCGTTATGGTAAGTTTTCCCGTGCGATCGCTTTACCTACCCTCATTAATAATACCAATGTTACCGCAGAATATAAGGATGGAATTCTACATCTAACTTTACCTAAAGCTGAAGATGAAAAGAACAAAGTGGTTAAAGTTAGTTTAGGTTAGGTACTTGTAGGGGTCAACGGCCGTTGGCCCCTGCTTAAATAAAAACATCTCCTAAACTTTCGGATATATTCCCTAATTCTGATGCTGATAAATTAAACAATATTTGACAAGCGATCGCCTGACTTTCTGCCATCTGTCCATAAGAAAATACCCAAGATAATTCCTCATTAATCTGGGTTTTAAACCAGTCTAAAATATAAGGACTTCCATAAATAATTAAGCCATGAACTATTGACTTTTTAAGCAAATTATGGTAAAAACTCTTTGAGTTTTCATTAAATCCTGCACTGCCTCGAAACGGATTACCCCGCAGGAAAATTTGTAATAATGTTGAACGATTATCGTCTAAAACATTATCTAATGTATTTTGGTCAACTAATTGTAAATCATAGCCTAAATATTTAGGAATTATTACCCCTGGCATTTGTCGATCTAAAAAGTCAGCATTGAGTAAATCATCAACAACAATTAAATTACGTTTTGGGGTATTAGATGAAACTTTTTCCAGGGTTTTATTATTGGTTTTGAGAGAATATTTGAGGATGTTTTTAACCGTTTGTCTTGCTGTTGGTTGAGATAAATTATAAATAGATAAATCAGGTTTTTCCTGATTAAAAATCTTTTGCTTAGCTTGCCAAATACGCCTAACAGAAGCTTCAATTCTTTCTCTTGTTAATCTTCCTGACTCCACAGCATTATAAACAGCATTAATTGCTTTTTCAGGATCATCTGGCATTAATAAAACATCTGCCCCTGCTTCAACTGCCTTCACTGCAACTTCTTCAGCATCAGCAAAATTTGCCACCCCTCCCATGACTAAAGCATCAGTAACAATTAATCCCTCAAAGCCTAATTTTTCTCGTAATTTACCTGTTAAAATTGGCTTAGATAAGGTAGCCGGATTTTCATTATCCCAAGCATTAATTAATAAATGAGCCGTCATCACACTATCAACCTTTGCCTCAATTGCTGCTTGAAAGGGCATTAATTCTAAGCTTTCTAATCGCTCATTATCATGATTAATTATCGGTAAATTAAGATGAGAATCACTAACTGTATCTCCATGGCCAGGAAAATGCTTGGCAGTCGTTAAAGCAGGATAGTTTTTCGCCCCTTCAATAAATGCCGTTACTAACGCACTAACAATATCTGGCGTATCCCCAAAAGAGCGAATATTAATGACAGGATTATCAGGATTATTATTAACATCAACTACCGGAGTTAAGAGCCAATTAATGCCAATAGATAAAGCTTCGTGGGCGGTAATTTTTCCCATTTCTTGGGCATAACTAATCCCTAAGTCTAAATCATTTTTAGCAATTTCTCCTAAGGCCATAGGAGGAGGAAACCAAGTAGCCCCAGAAAACCGTTGTCCGACCCCTTCTTCAATATCCGCAGCGATGAATAAGGGGGTTTTTGACCATTCTTGTAACTGTTGAGTTCTTAATAATAATTCTGCCCCACTTCCCCCTAACAAAATCACCCCGCCTAGGTTTAACGTTTCTAACCAACGTTGTAACACTGGGTTAGAGGCTTCCCAAACGGGGTAACGAATTTGATGATCAAACAAATAACCAGACCCACGAACGACGATCATTTGTCCGATCTTTTCTTTTAGGGTAAATTGAGTCCAATCAGGTAATAAATTAGCCACAGCTATTAATGAACTTATTCTTCTTCTGAATTATAGGACTCATCATCTAAGGGCGTAGTTTCCTTAATTTGGTTAAGGAGGTTCAACATTTTATCACCCCTTTCAATGGCAAGATCTTCAAGAAAGACCACTTCTGGGGCGCGTCTGAGTCGCATTCGTTGTGCTAACTCTCGCCGCACATAACCTTCTGATGATTTTAACCCCTGCATAGTTTCTTCTTTAGCTTCTTCTGTGCCATAAATGCTGACAAAGATTTTAGCGTGTTGTAAGTCCCCAGAGACGTTTACATCGGTTACGCTTACCATACCAGCCCCAACACGATCATCTTTGATGTCAAAGAGAAGCATTTGAGAAACTTCGCGTTTTATTAACGAGGAAACGCGAGAAACCCGACGATTGTTAGCCATATTCGCCCTCTTTATTCTTCTACTGTGGGCAATCTTTGGGGTATTAATTCCCCCTTTGAAGTTTAACGCTGATAGTAGTCAATTATCAACTTTTTATCATTCTTTTTCCATAAATTCCTGTTGTTTGATTAAGTCTACCCCGCGAGAAGTGCCTAAACGCTTGGCTCCTGCTTCAATGAGGGCGATGGCTTGCTCTAAGGTACGAATACCCCCAGAGGCTTTAATCCCCACCTGTCCTTTCGATACTTGTTTAAGATAACGCACATCGGCCACCGTTGCGCCGCCAAACCATCCTGTGCTAGTTTTGAGATAATTTGCCCCCGCATCCATACAAATTTCAGCAGCGAGACGTTTTTCGGTTTCCGTTAATAAACTCATTTCTAAAATCACTTTGATGGTTTGTCCTGTCGCTTCACAAATGGCAGAAATTTCGTTATAAATT
This genomic window from Crocosphaera sp. UHCC 0190 contains:
- the deoC gene encoding deoxyribose-phosphate aldolase; this translates as MTVTGSNIDIATYIDHSLLNPTATPQEVEQCCEEAQRYGFPTVCVYPSAVNQAAKLLHGKKITVCTVIGFPTGATTSAVKLYEAQEAAENGARELDVMINLGYVKAGQSEAIYNEISAICEATGQTIKVILEMSLLTETEKRLAAEICMDAGANYLKTSTGWFGGATVADVRYLKQVSKGQVGIKASGGIRTLEQAIALIEAGAKRLGTSRGVDLIKQQEFMEKE
- a CDS encoding glycoside hydrolase family 3 N-terminal domain-containing protein is translated as MIVVRGSGYLFDHQIRYPVWEASNPVLQRWLETLNLGGVILLGGSGAELLLRTQQLQEWSKTPLFIAADIEEGVGQRFSGATWFPPPMALGEIAKNDLDLGISYAQEMGKITAHEALSIGINWLLTPVVDVNNNPDNPVINIRSFGDTPDIVSALVTAFIEGAKNYPALTTAKHFPGHGDTVSDSHLNLPIINHDNERLESLELMPFQAAIEAKVDSVMTAHLLINAWDNENPATLSKPILTGKLREKLGFEGLIVTDALVMGGVANFADAEEVAVKAVEAGADVLLMPDDPEKAINAVYNAVESGRLTRERIEASVRRIWQAKQKIFNQEKPDLSIYNLSQPTARQTVKNILKYSLKTNNKTLEKVSSNTPKRNLIVVDDLLNADFLDRQMPGVIIPKYLGYDLQLVDQNTLDNVLDDNRSTLLQIFLRGNPFRGSAGFNENSKSFYHNLLKKSIVHGLIIYGSPYILDWFKTQINEELSWVFSYGQMAESQAIACQILFNLSASELGNISESLGDVFI
- a CDS encoding AAA-like domain-containing protein; its protein translation is MTVMAQSKSSKSRRRRGVILTQQGLEKLQKAKSDAEYLDNHGNRYTLEVLSAKTELAVDTLMKVFACESGVDKQTLKTCFKAFNLSLTAQDFYRPELSSTEVEQPLLLEPELPEGQVPLNSQFYVERSPVESDCYKAILQPGALIRLKAARRMGKSSLLAKIVNYGINNGCSSVSLSLQLADKNLFQDLDKFLKWFCANISLSLHIPNKIADYWDDLFGSKISCKIYFEQYILANLKTPLVLALDDVDRLFQYPDLADDFFALLRAWHEEGKNRDIWKKLRLVVAHSSEVYIPLNVNHSPFNVGIPIELPMLTPQQVQDLAKRYELSWSLQQVNKLMDLVGGHPYLIRLALYYVWRKDVKLECILKTDFQSPNHIYPTFRTSFVPKKIMAWNPARTQWANK
- a CDS encoding Hsp20/alpha crystallin family protein — encoded protein: MALVRYNPWKEMNSLQRQINQLFDDGVLTNLGRDLKELSFSPSAEISETDEVIFLKLELPGIKAEDVDIQVTKEAVYLTGERKETAKSEENGVTRSEFRYGKFSRAIALPTLINNTNVTAEYKDGILHLTLPKAEDEKNKVVKVSLG
- the rbfA gene encoding 30S ribosome-binding factor RbfA; its protein translation is MANNRRVSRVSSLIKREVSQMLLFDIKDDRVGAGMVSVTDVNVSGDLQHAKIFVSIYGTEEAKEETMQGLKSSEGYVRRELAQRMRLRRAPEVVFLEDLAIERGDKMLNLLNQIKETTPLDDESYNSEEE